From the genome of Triticum aestivum cultivar Chinese Spring chromosome 3B, IWGSC CS RefSeq v2.1, whole genome shotgun sequence, one region includes:
- the LOC123072802 gene encoding probable histone acetyltransferase HAC-like 3 isoform X1, translating into MMAQALQGIQQQYAPSGLPVQKRYTKETAAQILQLDNMDSDTSPVRLIIKRKIVTYLKGREQFYNLHPRYLLAVSKSIDEQLYKDAESKIHYMDFETLEVRLNALLSRGSFGNSRYALASSASLPTSHSEQLGIKVTDSSIQNGRAVPGSVNPPPPARDISHNVLYSQVGFAPTSHHDEAAASFAHSSADKIKQGPESLANATDAPCVSSLPKCSPCIAGDFSGGVPTGHTKYHFPGDVHQVDSQQPSTSGSSSSVSAMCDRTANSTNNNRYSAGQVSSSLQCRECGKVLYTRSHPIEESDQSNITAGSHDLYIHDQSKIRTDIKRECGLEGCMQMDETCFCREKCSTLNTKFSYDQCSYIAADSGNCVSIREAVKGAEQTSNSTVSKPTSPTSDESSGKHHPAKRLRINSPRPVHADKTKFPKELQPAANGTDVSSETVHSETTALPTKSPSGCSLLDSNASNNMEIIRLPETAMQAEEGLCHGNGDIEMKELSCYGNGDIEMKEGLCYENGDIEMKNSKLSSVDQTSLVACLTATKKRGGSILYALTAEELRDHMKSLNQHICPSQMMTEEHPSGLPDQNTCNLCGMERILFEPPPRFCALCFKIINSTGSYYVHVENGIDKASICAKCHHLSTAKFKYHKRSNYAETDAEAEWWVECDKCKAWQHQICALFNPKVADEEVEYTCAKCLLKERDIGDITLLESPTVLGALELPRTKLSDHIEQRLSVRLEHERLQRARASGKDIEEVPGVEGLTVKVVSSAARVLQVQPRFRDFFKDGKYPGEFPYKSKAILLFQKNEGVDVCLFAMYVQEYGSDSPLPNRRHVYLAYIDSVKYFRPEIKSASGEALRTFVYHEILIGYLDYCKKIGFVSCSIWACPSTKRDDYVLYCHPTSQKMPKSDKLRSWYQNLIKKAVKDGVVVERNTLYDFFLQPTSDRKASISAACLPYCENDFWPGEAERLLEKKDDNTSQKKEPQVGRLMRVAKRDDRKGNLEDNLEDILLVHKLGEKMRTMKEDFIMLCLQRFCKHCHQPIVSGKSWVCTCCKNFHLCEQCHAEELSAPLKDRHPATTKQKHAFQRIEEEPLPDTDDGDPTMESKYFDSRIDFLKHCQDNQYQFDTLRRAKHSTMMILYHLHDSACSACHRTMDQRFAWRCLVCAGCTFCDSCYKQDGEKLHIHKLKQTDNQQVLPNYTLQQDYLEGLVHASKCFCAARSCAFKLCFTMKKLFFHGVRCDIRNRGGCRKCIFMWKLLLTHAKHCGDGACSVPRCRDIKAFFMDKAKMIAGPPCAVEC; encoded by the exons ATGATGGCGCAGGCCCTGCAAGGGATCCAGCAGCAGTATGCGCCGAGTGGCTTGCCTGTCCAGAAACGTTATACAAAGGAGACTGCAGCGCAAATTCTTCAGCTGGATAATATGGATTCAGATACTTCCCCAGTCCGACTCATTATCAAGCGTAAAAT TGTAACCTACCTGAAAGGAAGGGAGCAATTCTATAACCTGCACCCACGATATCTTCTGGCAGTTTCAAAAAGCATTGATGAGCAGCTTTATAAGGATGCAGAAtcaaag ATCCACTACATGGATTTTGAGACTTTAGAAGTTAGGCTGAATGCTCTTCTCAGTCGTGGATCATTTGGCAACAGTAGATATGCTTTGGCTTCTTCAGCATCTTTACCGACATCACACTCAGAACAGCTTGGGATAAAAGTAACAGATTCAAGTATACAGAATGGTAGAGCTGTACCTGGTTCTGTTAATCCTCCCCCGCCTGCTAGAGACATATCACATAATGTCTTATATTCTCAGG TAGGATTTGCACCAACCAGTCACCATGATGAAGCTGCTGCCAGCTTTGCTCATTCATCGGCTGATAAGATTAAACAGGGGCCTGAAAGCTTAGCAAACGCCACTGACGCACCATGTGTGTCATCACTACCAAAATGCAGTCCCTGTATTGCTGGAGATTTCAGCGGTGGAGTGCCAACTGGCCATACAAAATACCATTTCCCAG GCGATGTTCATCAAGTTGATAGTCAACAACCATCGACATCGGGTAGTTCCAGTTCTGTGTCTGCGATGTGTGATCGAACCGCAAATTCTACAAATAACAACAGATATTCTGCTGGCCAAGTATCATCGTCTCTGCAATGCAGAGAATGCGGGAAAGTGTTGTATACGCGGAGCCACCCAATAGAGGAATCAGATCAGTCAAATATCACAGCCGGAAGCCACGACTTGTATATCCATGACCAATCTAAAATTCGCACCGACATCAAGAGAGAATGCGGACTTGAAGGATGCATGCAAATGGATGAAACATGTTTCTGCAGGGAGAAATGCTCAACTTTAAACACAAAATTCAGTTATGACCAATGCAGCTATATTGCTGCTGACTCTGGTAATTGTGTCTCTATAAGAGAGGCAGTGAAGGGAGCCGAACAGACATCCAATAGCACTGTATCAAAGCCAACTTCCCCTACTTCGGATGAATCGTCTGGCAAGCATCATCCGGCAAAACGATTGAGGATCAATTCTCCCAGGCCTGTCCATGCTGATAAAACAAAGTTTCCAAAGGAACTACAGCCTGCTGCCAATGGAACTGATGTCTCTTCTGAAACAGTACATTCTGAAACCACAGCATTACCTACAAAGTCGCCATCTGGCTGTTCCTTGCTGGACAGCAATGCTAGCAATAACATGGAGATTATTAGATTGCCGGAGACTGCTATGCAAGCTGAAGAAGGGTTGTGTCATGGAAATGGTGACATCGAGATGAAGGAATTGTCATGTTATGGAAATGGTGACATTGAGATGAAGGAAGGGTTGTGTTATGAAAATGGTGATATCGAGATGAAGAACTCAAAGCTTAGCTCAGTGGATCAAACATCATTAGTAGCCTGCTTAACTGCAACGAAGAAAAGAGGGGGTTCAATACTTTATGCCCTAACTGCTGAGGAGCTTAGAGATCACATGAAAAGTTTGAACCAACATATTTGTCCG AGCCAAATGATGACAGAAGAACACCCTTCAGGCTTGCCTGACCAAAATACGTGCAATTTATGTGGGATGGAGAGGATTCTTTTTGAACCTCCTCCACGATTCTGTGCTCTCTGTTTCAAAATAATAAATTCGACCGGATCCTATTATGTTCATGTGGAAAACGGAATTGATAAGGCTTCAATATGTGCCAAATGTCACCATCTTAGTACTGCAAAATTTAAATATCACAAGAGATCAAATTACGCGGAAACAGATGCTGAGGCTGAATGG TGGGTTGAGTGTGATAAGTGCAAAGCTTGGCAGCATCAGATATGTGCCCTTTTTAACCCTAAAGTTGCAGACGAGGAGGTGGAGTATACATGTGCCAAATGTTTATTGAAGGAGAGGGATATTGGAGATATAACTTTGCTGGAGTCACCTACTGTTCTAGGAGCATTAGAGTTACCAAGAACTAAACTGAGTGATCATATTGAGCAGAGACTTTCAGTGCGACTTGAGCACGAACGGCTGCAGAGGGCAAGAGCTTCAGGAAAAGACATTGAAGAG GTACCTGGAGTTGAAGGTCTTACTGTTAAAGTGGTTTCTTCAGCTGCAAGAGTGCTTCAAGTCCAACCACGTTTTCGGGATTTTTTTAAAGATGGGAAATATCCCGGGGAATTTCCATACAAATCAAAG GCCATTCTCTTGTTCCAAAAAAATGAAGGTGTGGATGTTTGTCTATTTGCCATGTATGTACAAGAGTATGGTTCTGATAGCCCATTACCAAATCGGAGGCACGTTTATCTTGCATATATCGATTCTGTCAAGTACTTCAGGCCTGAAATCAAATCTGCAAGTGGGGAAGCTCTCCGAACCTTTGTGTACCATGAGATTTTG ATTGGCTATTTAGATTACTGCAAGAAAATAGGATTTGTAAGCTGCTCCATATGGGCTTGCCCATCTACAAAGCGTGATGATTATGTTTTGTATTGTCATCCCACGTCACAAAAAATGCCCAAGTCTGACAAGCTTCGGAGCTG GTACCAGAACTTGATCAAGAAGGCTGTTAAGGATGGTGTAGTTGTGGAGCGTAATACATTGTACGACTTCTTTCTTCAGCCTACCAGTGATCGCAAGGCCAGTATATCTGCAGCATGCTTGCCATACTGTGAGAATGATTTCTGGCCTGGAGAAGCAGAGAGACTCCTTGAGAAGAAAGACGACAACACCTCACAGAAGAAAGAGCCACAAGTAGGAAGGCTCATGCGTGTTGCCAAACGTGATGACAGGAAAGGAAACCTTGAGGATAACCTTGAGGATATCTTGCTAGTGCACAAA CTTGGAGAAAAGATGCGAACAATGAAAGAAGACTTCATTATGCTTTGTCTGCAGCGGTTTTGCAAGCATTGCCACCAACCTATTGTGTCTGGTAAAAGTTGGGTTTGTACCTGCTGCAAAAACTTCCATCTTTGTGAGCA ATGCCATGCAGAGGAGCTAAGTGCTCCACTAAAGGACAGGCATCCAGCTACAACAAAACAAAAGCATGCATTTCAAAGA ATAGAGGAAGAACCTCTTCCAGACACTGATGATGGAGATCCAACAATGGAAAGCAAGTATTTTGACAGCAGAATCGATTTCTTGAAGCACTGTCAAGACAATCAATACCAGTTTGATACACTCCGACGGGCAAAACACTCAACAATGATGATTCTTTATCATCTACATGATTCAGCTTGTTCTGCTTGTCACCGGACCATGGATCAACGCTTTGCGTGGCGGTGCCTGGTTTGTGCCGGCTGCACTTTTTGCGATTCATGTTATAAACAAGACGGTGAAAAATTGCACATTCATAAACTCAAACAGACGGACAATCAACAAGTATTACCAAATTACACTCTACAG CAGGACTACCTTGAGGGTTTGGTGCATGCATCAAAATGCTTCTGTGCTGCGCGTAGTTGTGCTTTCAAACTCTGTTTTACAATGAAGAAGTTGTTCTTCCATGGTGTACGATGTGACATCCGCAACCGAGGAGGTTGCAGGAAGTGTATCTTCATGTGGAAACTTCTGCTCACTCATGCAAAACATTGCGGTGACGGGGCCTGTTCTGTTCCCAGATGCAG GGACATCAAGGCATTCTTCATGGACAAGGCCAAAATGATTGCTGGGCCACCTTGTGCCGTAGAGTGCTAG
- the LOC123072802 gene encoding probable histone acetyltransferase HAC-like 3 isoform X2, with translation MMAQALQGIQQQYAPSGLPVQKRYTKETAAQILQLDNMDSDTSPVRLIIKRKIVTYLKGREQFYNLHPRYLLAVSKSIDEQLYKDAESKIHYMDFETLEVRLNALLSRGSFGNSRYALASSASLPTSHSEQLGIKVTDSSIQNGRAVPGSVNPPPPARDISHNVLYSQVGFAPTSHHDEAAASFAHSSADKIKQGPESLANATDAPCVSSLPKCSPCIAGDFSGGVPTGHTKYHFPGDVHQVDSQQPSTSGSSSSVSAMCDRTANSTNNNRYSAGQVSSSLQCRECGKVLYTRSHPIEESDQSNITAGSHDLYIHDQSKIRTDIKRECGLEGCMQMDETCFCREKCSTLNTKFSYDQCSYIAADSGNCVSIREAVKGAEQTSNSTVSKPTSPTSDESSGKHHPAKRLRINSPRPVHADKTKFPKELQPAANGTDVSSETVHSETTALPTKSPSGCSLLDSNASNNMEIIRLPETAMQAEEGLCHGNGDIEMKELSCYGNGDIEMKEGLCYENGDIEMKNSKLSSVDQTSLVACLTATKKRGGSILYALTAEELRDHMKSLNQHICPSQMMTEEHPSGLPDQNTCNLCGMERILFEPPPRFCALCFKIINSTGSYYVHVENGIDKASICAKCHHLSTAKFKYHKRSNYAETDAEAEWWVECDKCKAWQHQICALFNPKVADEEVEYTCAKCLLKERDIGDITLLESPTVLGALELPRTKLSDHIEQRLSVRLEHERLQRARASGKDIEEVPGVEGLTVKVVSSAARVLQVQPRFRDFFKDGKYPGEFPYKSKAILLFQKNEGVDVCLFAMYVQEYGSDSPLPNRRHVYLAYIDSVKYFRPEIKSASGEALRTFVYHEILIGYLDYCKKIGFVSCSIWACPSTKRDDYVLYCHPTSQKMPKSDKLRSWYQNLIKKAVKDGVVVERNTLYDFFLQPTSDRKASISAACLPYCENDFWPGEAERLLEKKDDNTSQKKEPQVGRLMRVAKRDDRKGNLEDNLEDILLVHKLGEKMRTMKEDFIMLCLQRFCKHCHQPIVSGKSWVCTCCKNFHLCEQCHAEELSAPLKDRHPATTKQKHAFQRIEEEPLPDTDDGDPTMESKYFDSRIDFLKHCQDNQYQFDTLRRAKHSTMMILYHLHDSACSACHRTMDQRFAWRCLVCAGCTFCDSCYKQDGEKLHIHKLKQTDNQQVLPNYTLQDYLEGLVHASKCFCAARSCAFKLCFTMKKLFFHGVRCDIRNRGGCRKCIFMWKLLLTHAKHCGDGACSVPRCRDIKAFFMDKAKMIAGPPCAVEC, from the exons ATGATGGCGCAGGCCCTGCAAGGGATCCAGCAGCAGTATGCGCCGAGTGGCTTGCCTGTCCAGAAACGTTATACAAAGGAGACTGCAGCGCAAATTCTTCAGCTGGATAATATGGATTCAGATACTTCCCCAGTCCGACTCATTATCAAGCGTAAAAT TGTAACCTACCTGAAAGGAAGGGAGCAATTCTATAACCTGCACCCACGATATCTTCTGGCAGTTTCAAAAAGCATTGATGAGCAGCTTTATAAGGATGCAGAAtcaaag ATCCACTACATGGATTTTGAGACTTTAGAAGTTAGGCTGAATGCTCTTCTCAGTCGTGGATCATTTGGCAACAGTAGATATGCTTTGGCTTCTTCAGCATCTTTACCGACATCACACTCAGAACAGCTTGGGATAAAAGTAACAGATTCAAGTATACAGAATGGTAGAGCTGTACCTGGTTCTGTTAATCCTCCCCCGCCTGCTAGAGACATATCACATAATGTCTTATATTCTCAGG TAGGATTTGCACCAACCAGTCACCATGATGAAGCTGCTGCCAGCTTTGCTCATTCATCGGCTGATAAGATTAAACAGGGGCCTGAAAGCTTAGCAAACGCCACTGACGCACCATGTGTGTCATCACTACCAAAATGCAGTCCCTGTATTGCTGGAGATTTCAGCGGTGGAGTGCCAACTGGCCATACAAAATACCATTTCCCAG GCGATGTTCATCAAGTTGATAGTCAACAACCATCGACATCGGGTAGTTCCAGTTCTGTGTCTGCGATGTGTGATCGAACCGCAAATTCTACAAATAACAACAGATATTCTGCTGGCCAAGTATCATCGTCTCTGCAATGCAGAGAATGCGGGAAAGTGTTGTATACGCGGAGCCACCCAATAGAGGAATCAGATCAGTCAAATATCACAGCCGGAAGCCACGACTTGTATATCCATGACCAATCTAAAATTCGCACCGACATCAAGAGAGAATGCGGACTTGAAGGATGCATGCAAATGGATGAAACATGTTTCTGCAGGGAGAAATGCTCAACTTTAAACACAAAATTCAGTTATGACCAATGCAGCTATATTGCTGCTGACTCTGGTAATTGTGTCTCTATAAGAGAGGCAGTGAAGGGAGCCGAACAGACATCCAATAGCACTGTATCAAAGCCAACTTCCCCTACTTCGGATGAATCGTCTGGCAAGCATCATCCGGCAAAACGATTGAGGATCAATTCTCCCAGGCCTGTCCATGCTGATAAAACAAAGTTTCCAAAGGAACTACAGCCTGCTGCCAATGGAACTGATGTCTCTTCTGAAACAGTACATTCTGAAACCACAGCATTACCTACAAAGTCGCCATCTGGCTGTTCCTTGCTGGACAGCAATGCTAGCAATAACATGGAGATTATTAGATTGCCGGAGACTGCTATGCAAGCTGAAGAAGGGTTGTGTCATGGAAATGGTGACATCGAGATGAAGGAATTGTCATGTTATGGAAATGGTGACATTGAGATGAAGGAAGGGTTGTGTTATGAAAATGGTGATATCGAGATGAAGAACTCAAAGCTTAGCTCAGTGGATCAAACATCATTAGTAGCCTGCTTAACTGCAACGAAGAAAAGAGGGGGTTCAATACTTTATGCCCTAACTGCTGAGGAGCTTAGAGATCACATGAAAAGTTTGAACCAACATATTTGTCCG AGCCAAATGATGACAGAAGAACACCCTTCAGGCTTGCCTGACCAAAATACGTGCAATTTATGTGGGATGGAGAGGATTCTTTTTGAACCTCCTCCACGATTCTGTGCTCTCTGTTTCAAAATAATAAATTCGACCGGATCCTATTATGTTCATGTGGAAAACGGAATTGATAAGGCTTCAATATGTGCCAAATGTCACCATCTTAGTACTGCAAAATTTAAATATCACAAGAGATCAAATTACGCGGAAACAGATGCTGAGGCTGAATGG TGGGTTGAGTGTGATAAGTGCAAAGCTTGGCAGCATCAGATATGTGCCCTTTTTAACCCTAAAGTTGCAGACGAGGAGGTGGAGTATACATGTGCCAAATGTTTATTGAAGGAGAGGGATATTGGAGATATAACTTTGCTGGAGTCACCTACTGTTCTAGGAGCATTAGAGTTACCAAGAACTAAACTGAGTGATCATATTGAGCAGAGACTTTCAGTGCGACTTGAGCACGAACGGCTGCAGAGGGCAAGAGCTTCAGGAAAAGACATTGAAGAG GTACCTGGAGTTGAAGGTCTTACTGTTAAAGTGGTTTCTTCAGCTGCAAGAGTGCTTCAAGTCCAACCACGTTTTCGGGATTTTTTTAAAGATGGGAAATATCCCGGGGAATTTCCATACAAATCAAAG GCCATTCTCTTGTTCCAAAAAAATGAAGGTGTGGATGTTTGTCTATTTGCCATGTATGTACAAGAGTATGGTTCTGATAGCCCATTACCAAATCGGAGGCACGTTTATCTTGCATATATCGATTCTGTCAAGTACTTCAGGCCTGAAATCAAATCTGCAAGTGGGGAAGCTCTCCGAACCTTTGTGTACCATGAGATTTTG ATTGGCTATTTAGATTACTGCAAGAAAATAGGATTTGTAAGCTGCTCCATATGGGCTTGCCCATCTACAAAGCGTGATGATTATGTTTTGTATTGTCATCCCACGTCACAAAAAATGCCCAAGTCTGACAAGCTTCGGAGCTG GTACCAGAACTTGATCAAGAAGGCTGTTAAGGATGGTGTAGTTGTGGAGCGTAATACATTGTACGACTTCTTTCTTCAGCCTACCAGTGATCGCAAGGCCAGTATATCTGCAGCATGCTTGCCATACTGTGAGAATGATTTCTGGCCTGGAGAAGCAGAGAGACTCCTTGAGAAGAAAGACGACAACACCTCACAGAAGAAAGAGCCACAAGTAGGAAGGCTCATGCGTGTTGCCAAACGTGATGACAGGAAAGGAAACCTTGAGGATAACCTTGAGGATATCTTGCTAGTGCACAAA CTTGGAGAAAAGATGCGAACAATGAAAGAAGACTTCATTATGCTTTGTCTGCAGCGGTTTTGCAAGCATTGCCACCAACCTATTGTGTCTGGTAAAAGTTGGGTTTGTACCTGCTGCAAAAACTTCCATCTTTGTGAGCA ATGCCATGCAGAGGAGCTAAGTGCTCCACTAAAGGACAGGCATCCAGCTACAACAAAACAAAAGCATGCATTTCAAAGA ATAGAGGAAGAACCTCTTCCAGACACTGATGATGGAGATCCAACAATGGAAAGCAAGTATTTTGACAGCAGAATCGATTTCTTGAAGCACTGTCAAGACAATCAATACCAGTTTGATACACTCCGACGGGCAAAACACTCAACAATGATGATTCTTTATCATCTACATGATTCAGCTTGTTCTGCTTGTCACCGGACCATGGATCAACGCTTTGCGTGGCGGTGCCTGGTTTGTGCCGGCTGCACTTTTTGCGATTCATGTTATAAACAAGACGGTGAAAAATTGCACATTCATAAACTCAAACAGACGGACAATCAACAAGTATTACCAAATTACACTCTACAG GACTACCTTGAGGGTTTGGTGCATGCATCAAAATGCTTCTGTGCTGCGCGTAGTTGTGCTTTCAAACTCTGTTTTACAATGAAGAAGTTGTTCTTCCATGGTGTACGATGTGACATCCGCAACCGAGGAGGTTGCAGGAAGTGTATCTTCATGTGGAAACTTCTGCTCACTCATGCAAAACATTGCGGTGACGGGGCCTGTTCTGTTCCCAGATGCAG GGACATCAAGGCATTCTTCATGGACAAGGCCAAAATGATTGCTGGGCCACCTTGTGCCGTAGAGTGCTAG